In Lonchura striata isolate bLonStr1 chromosome 2, bLonStr1.mat, whole genome shotgun sequence, a single genomic region encodes these proteins:
- the CCT8 gene encoding T-complex protein 1 subunit theta, with protein MALHVPKAPGFAQMLKEGAKHYSGLEEAVYRNIQACKELAQTTRTAYGPNGMNKMVINHLEKLFVTNDAATILRELEVQHPAAKMLVMASHMQEQEVGDGTNFVLVFAGVLLELAEDLLRMGLSVSEVIEGYEKACKKALEILPDLVCCSAKNLRDVEEVASLLYTSVMSKQYGNERFLAKLIAQACVSILPDSGHFNVDNIRVCKIVGAGISASSVLHGMVFKKETEGDVTSVKDAKIAVYSCPFDGMITETKGTVLIKNAEELMNFSKGEENLMDLQVKAIADSGANVVVTGGKVADMALHYANKYNLMLVRLNSKWDLRRLCKTVGATALPRLTPPTLEEMGHCNSVYLSEVGDTQVVVFKHEKEDGAISTILIRGSTDNLMDDIERAVDDGVNTFKVLTRDKRLVPGGGATEIELAKQITSYGETCPGLDQYAIKKFAEAFEAIPRALAENSGVKANEVISKLYAMHQEGKKNVGFDIEAEAAAVKDMLEAGVLDTYLGKLWGIKLATNAAVTVLRVDQIIMAKPAGGPKPPSGKKDWDEDQND; from the exons ATGGCGCTGCACGTCCCCAAGGCCCCGGGCTTCGCCCAGATGCTCAAGGAGGGGGCGAAG caTTATTCAGGACTAGAAGAAGCTGTCTACAGAAACATTCAGGCATGCAAAGAACTTGCTCAAACCACCCGTACAGCATATGGACCAAATG GAATGAACAAAATGGTTATCAATCATCTGGAAAAGCTTTTTGTTACAAATGATGCTGCTACTATCCTGAGAGAGCTAGAG GTCCAGCATCCTGCTGCAAAAATGCTTGTGATGGCTTCACACATGCAAGAACAAGAAGTTGGAGATGGAACAAATTTTGTCCTCGTTTTTGCTGGCGTTCTTCTGGAGTTAGCAGAAGACCTTCTGAGGATGGGGTTATCTGTCTCAGAG GTGATTGAGGGATATGAAAAGGCTTGCAAGAAAGCCCTAGAAATTCTCCCAGATTTGGTGTGCTGTTCTGCAAAGAACCTTCGAGATGTTGAAGAAGTGGCATCTTTGTTGTACACGTCAGTCATGAGCAAACAATACGGCAATGAACGGTTCTTGGCAAAGCTCATTGCTCAGGCCTGTG ttTCTATTCTTCCTGATTCTGGTCATTTCAATGTTGATAATATCAGAGTGTGCAAAATTGTG gGTGCTGGTATTTCTGCTTCCTCAGTACTGCATGGcatggtttttaaaaaagaaactgaaggaGATGTTACTTCTGTCAAAGATGCAAAAATAGCTGTGTATTCCTGCCCTTTTGATGGTATGATAACTGAAACTAAG GGCACTGTCCTAATAAAGAATGCTGAAGAACTGATGAACTTCagtaaaggagaagaaaatctAATGGATTTGCAAGTCAAAGCTATTGCTGATAGTGGTGCAAATGTAGTAGTAACAGGTGGCAAAGTGGCAGATATGGCTCTTCATTATGCCAACAAGTATAATCTTATGTTAGTAAG GTTGAACTCCAAGTGGGACCTGAGAAGACTGTGCAAAACAGTTGGTGCAACAGCCCTACCCAGACTG aCTCCCCCTACTCTTGAAGAAATGGGTCACTGCAATAGTGTGTATTTATCAGAGGTTGGGGATACACAGGTTGTGGTGTTTAAGCATG AAAAGGAGGATGGAGCCATTTCTACTATCCTCATTCGTGGATCTACAGACAATCTGATGGATGACATCGAGAGAGCCGTGGATGATGGTGTCAATACTTTCAAAGTACTCACGAGG GATAAACGTCTCGTTCCTGGAGGAGGTGCAACAGAGATTGAATTAGCCAAACAGATCACATCTTATGGAGAG ACTTGTCCTGGGCTTGACCAGTATGCCATCAAGAAGTTTGCTGAGGCATTTGAAGCCATTCCTCGAGCACTGGCAGAAAACTCTGGAGTAAAAGCTAATGAGGTCATCTCCAAACTTTATGCCATGCATCAGGAAGGGAAGAAGAATGTTGGATTTGATATTGAG GCCGAAGCTGCTGCAGTGAAGGACATGTTGGAAGCTGGTGTGTTAGACACGTATCTTGGAAAATTGTGGGGTATCAAGCTAGCTACAAATGCAGCAGTAACTGTCCTAAGGGTTGATCAG ATCATTATGGCAAAACCAGCTGGTGGTCCAAAACCTCCGTCAGGAAAGAAAGACTGGGATGAAGACCAAAATGATTGA